The sequence below is a genomic window from Haemophilus pittmaniae.
AATCCAATCCGATCAATTCCATCACCTGACGCATATGGGCGGCAATGCCCGCGCGGCGTGCATCTTTATGTTGGGCTGGATCAATCATCGGAGTTTCGATACCTTTGGCAAGCAAGGCATCGCGGACATTAGCGGCATCGGTGGATATGGTGTTCATTGCATTTGTTCCTAAAAAAATAATCGCGAATTTTAGCAAAAACCCCTTTGTTCGTAAAATGCGAAAAATCCCTCTAAGAGATTAATTTCCTTCATATTCGGTTTCAGGATAAAATGGCGCCGTTTATTTTCTCGATTGCACCGCAATCAATGCTTAAAGGATTTATCATGCTGCCACTAGAACAAGCCCAAGCACAGATGCTTGAGCAACTGCCCCTACCTACACACACAGAAACCCTTTCCTTAAACGATGCAGCCAATCGGATTTGTGCCGAAAACGTAGTTTCACCAATCAATGTGCCATCCTTTGATAATTCCGCAATGGATGGTTATGCGGTACGTTTAGCGGATCTACAACAATCCCTCAGATTAACGGTTGCCGGCAAATCCTTTGCCGGCGCGCCATTTGAGGGCGAATGGCCGGCCAATAGCGTTATTCGTATTATGACCGGCGCAATGATCCCAAGCGGTGCTGATGCGGTGGTGATGCAGGAACAAGTCTGTGTAAATGAAGATGGCACAGTCACCTTCAGCGAATTGCCAAAAACCAATCAAAATATCCGTCGCGTTGGTGAAGATGTCAAACAAGGCGATGTGGTACTACAGCAAGGTGCTTTGTTAAATGCGGTATCCCTGCCATTGCTCGCCTCCCTTGGCATCGCAAGAGTAAAAGTCTATCCGCGCTTAAAAGTGGCGGTACTTTCCACCGGTGATGAATTAGTACCGGTCGGTCAACCGCTACAGCCCGGACAAATTTATGACACCAACCGTTTCACTGTTAAACTGATGCTGCAACAGCTCAACTGTGAGGTTTTGGATTTCGGCATTCTGCCTGATAACCAAGAGGAATTTGAAGCGGCCTTTATTAAGGCACAAGCGCAAGCTGATTTAGTACTGACCAGCGGAGGTGTGTCGGTGGGTGAAGCGGATTTCACCAAAACCGTATTAGAAAAAGTCGGAGCGATTAATTTCTGGAAAATTGCAATGAAACCGGGCAAACCCTTTGCTTTTGGTAAACTTGCCAATGCTTGGTTCTGCGGTCTACCGGGCAATCCGGTGTCAGCCTTGGTCACCTTCTATCAATTGGTGGTACCGGCGATCCGCAAGCTGCAAGGCCAACCCAATCCGCCAAAAGCTGTTCAGCTACCGGCCATTGCTGCCAGCAATCTGAAAAAAGCGCCGGGACGTTTGGATTTCCAACGCGGTTTTTATCAGCTAAACGCCCAAGGTCAAATTGAAGTGCATCCGGTGGGCTTCCAAGGTTCGCACCTATTCAGCTCCTTTGTGAAAAGTAACTGCTTCATCCGTTTAGAACTGGAACGTGGCAATGTGAGCGCGGGCGAAAATGTCATCATCGAACCTTTTAATCATTTATTGGGGCAATAATGGCCGAACTTAGCTATCAAGAAGAATTGCGTTATAACCGTCAAATTATGCTTAAAGCAGTGGATTTTGACGGCCAGCAAAAACTCAAAGAAACCCGAATGTTGATTGTCGGCCTTGGTGGTTTAGGTTGTGCAGCCAGCCAATATCTTGCAGCGGCCGGCGTAGGCCATTTAACCCTGTTAGATTTCGATACGGTTTCCCTTTCCAATTTGCAACGACAGGTACTGCATACGGATAGTCGCCTGGATATGCCTAAAGTGGAATCGGCCAAAATCGCCTTACAACAAATTAATCCCCATGTGGCTATCGACACGCTCAATGCACAATTAGCGCCGGAACAACTGGCTCAGCTAGTACCGCAATTTGATGTGGTGCTGGATTGCACCGATAACGTGGATATTCGTAATGCCCTAGATGTAACCTGTGAACAAGCCAAGATACCGTTAGTTTCGGGAGCAGCCATTCGTATGGAAGGCCAAGTATCGGTATTTACCTACCAACCGAACACGCCCACTTATCGCAGTCTCAGCCGTTTATTCGGGCAAAATATTTTAAGCTGTGTCGAGGCCGGCGTACTTGCGCCGATTGTGGGAATTGTAGGCAATATTCAAGCCTTAGAAGCCATTAAGGTACGCCTCGGCATCGGTGAATCCCTATGCGGCCGTTTATTATTGATCGATGGATTAAGCATGCAGTTTCGTCAGATCAAATTACCCGCCGCCTAGGCGTTAATCCTGTTTTTAAAGTATCATCAATAAAATCAATGAGTTACGATTGATTTTATAAAAAACTCTTAAAATCATAGGGGCGTTTGGAAGTCATATCCTCGGCCCTTTGTCATAACTAAAATCCCCCGAATTAATGATAAGCTCCAGCTTATCCATATGTTATTATGCGCGCGACTTTAATGTCTTATATCGCAAGTTTTGTGTATAGGAAATGAAGACCCGCCAAAAATCTTCCATTTATACCGCACTTGCAAAACTTCACTTTCTTAAAGGAATAACTAATGAACGAAATTTTGCAGCATTTTAAACAAAATTATCTCATCAAATATTGGAATCCGGTGGTTGCCGTGATTGCCGCAGGTGTCATTTCCGCCTACTACTTCGGTGTCACCGGCACCTATTGGGCGGTCACCGGCGAATTTACCCGCTGGGGCGGCCATGCCTTACAAGCATTAGGAATTGATGTTTCCAATTGGAGCTACTACAAGATCATCGGCTTACAAGGCACCATCTTCACCCGTATCGATGGTGTGATGATCCTAGGCATGTTTGCCGGCTGTATCTCCGCCGCGCTCTGGGCAAATAACGTGAAATGGCGTAATCAGCCGCACAAACGGCGCATCGTACAAGCCTTAATTGGCGGTGCGCTGGCCGGTTTTGGTGCTCGTTTAGCCATGGGGTGTAATCTGGCTTCCCTATTCACCGGAATTCCACAATTCTCGGTTCATGCCTGGTTCTTTACTATTGCTACTGCGGTTGGCTCTTATCTCGGCGTCAAAGTCACCTTGTTACCCATGTTTCGGGTGAAATTACAGCTCAAAAAAGGCGCAGCCAAATTGGAAGAATCGGATCCTAAACGTGCTACCCGCCGTTTTTGGATTGGTATGCTGGTGTTCTTCGCCTACCTAGCCGCTTCGTTTTATGTGATGAGCGAATCCGTCAAACTGGGCTTTGCAATGCTCTGCGGCCTCGCCTTCGGCTTGTTAATTGAACGGGCGCAAATTTGCTTTACTTCGGCTTTCCGCGATCTTTGGGTGACCGGCCGTGCTTATATGGCAAAAGCGATTATCTTCGGCATTATTGCCGGCACTATCGGAGTATTTAGCTACATTCAATTAGGCGTTCCGGCAAAAATCATGTGGGCCGGCCCAAATGCGATTATCGGTGGGCTCTTGTTTGGCTTTGGTATCGTGTTGGCCGGTGGTTGCGAAACCGGCTGGATGTATCGCTCCATGGAAGGCCAAGTGCACTTCATGTGGGTCGGCGTCGGCAATGTTATCGGCTCAACCTATTTAGCCTATGCCTGGGATGATTTGGCACCTTGGTTGGCACTAGATTACGAAAAACTCAATCTCTTAAAATCCTTTGGTCCGGTCGGTGGCTTGTTGGTCAATTACGGCCTATTAATCCTTTGCTTGATCGCCGTAGTATGGTGGGAACGCCGTTTCTTGGCCAAGGCGAAAGCAAAAATCAGTGCAGCTACCCCTAGTTGCGGTTGTTAATCAATTTATTACTCATATAAGGAAATTAAAATGGCATTTACCGTTATTCAAAAACTCGACAAAGATCCACAAGACATCACCCCGGATTACACCTTAGACACCTTGGGCGAACCTTGCCCATACCCGGCCATCGTGATGTTGGAAACCATGCCACAATTGCAACCGGGCGAAATTTTGGAGTTGCTCAGCGATTGCGCACAATCTATCAATAACATCCCGGTGGATACCAAAAACCACGGTTATACCTTATTAAGCGTGGAACAAGACGGTACGAAATTGCGTTATTTGATCCAGCGCTAATGATAAAAAAAGTGCGGTTCCATCGGAGCCGCATTTTTTTATATATTTTCAATAAAATAAACAGGTTACACATATCAAACCGGCTACAGATTGCATATAATATAGACCTCATTTACCCCTTAATAAGGAATCAACCATGAATAAAAGATCTTACCTTGCCGTCTTCGGCTTGATTTTGGCGCTAGGATTAATGGCTTCGGCGTTTATCCTGGGAAATCAATTTAAAAACTTCCGCCAAACCGGTTCAATTTCGGTAAAAGGCCTTGCCGAAGAATACTACACCTCAACCCAAGGGACTTGGACTATCAAAGTCAGTGCTTGGGGCTCAACCTATAATGAAGCAATGGCAGAAAACCAACGTAACCTTAATGCAACGGTCGCCTTCCTAAAAGAACAAGGCTTCACCGCGAAAGATCGTGAAATCGATGACTTGGATGTATCCACCTACACCGAATACTACGAAAATGAAAAAGGACAAACCAAAAGCCGTCAGAACGGTTTCACCGCCTCAAGAAGAATCAATATCACCACAAAAGAGTTGAACAAATTGCAAAAAGCTATGGCGAACATTCACCAATTGGTGGCAACTAACCAATATATTGATTTCATGGAGCCACAATACTACTTAGAAAATTTAGAAACGATCAAACGTGAATTGATTTCTAAAGCGACTCAAGATGCTCATGTACGCGCTGAAGAATTTGCTAAAACCAGTAACGTGAAAGTGGGTGTTTTAAAATCCGCCTCCCAAGGTCCATTCTATATTCAAGCACCAAATCCGGATGCTGAGGACACTAGCGACTACACCGGCAGTTACGACACCAGCACCATCGAGAAAAAAGCCCGTTTGGTGGTCACTATTGAATATGCGATTGAGTAATTTCGTTTTCTGATAACAAAAAAGGCATCCTAAGATGCCTTTTTTTGTGTCCTTTTCGCCCAAAGGACGCCTTTCTTTTTGCCTGCTTTTTCTTTAGCGACGCAAAGAAAAAGTAGGTCGCCCTTCGGGCGAAACCCCAAACTACTTCACATTCTCAAAATACTTCGCTAACCGCCCCTTATTCATACTGGCTTTTTTCTCTAAGTCTTTCACTACTTTAGCAGCATCTTCTTTATTTGGAATTTCGTCGCCGACTTGGATAATGCCGTTCATGTTCATGGTGCGGTGTACCGGGCAGGTGTAAACATAAACTCCCGCTTTATCTAAGGTGATAGTCAAATCCTGATCTTCTTCCGATTGGAATTTTTGTGCGCCTTCAGGAATCGCTTTACTGTGTACAAAGTGGCTTTTATTCGTCGCTCGGAAAGTCACCGTATCGCCCGGTTGTACTTTGAGATAGCCCGGTTCAAAAACCATCGAACCATCAGCACCGGAATTAAGCATTTGGATCTCATATTGGGCGGCTTGTGCACCGGCACTGAAGACGATTAGAGTTGCAAGTAATAGTTTTTTCATGTCGTTTCCTTTTAATGATGGCCGATTGCTATCCGAAATCTCTCCGGCAAATCGGCACTAATGATCAAATACTCATTCTTATCAATAATGAAGGATAAAAGTGAGCGAATTAAAATTATGGCTATTCTTCCTCGTAAGGCTCATCGGTCAACGTTTTTAAAAAGGCCTCTAACGCCTGAATTTGATGATCGCTCAACGGCGGGGCTTTCAGTTGCTGAGGATCGACCGTCGCCGCATATTCCGGTTGTGGCCAAGGCTGGCCGGTTTGCGGATTGAGCTTACGCTGCGGATTATTCACGCTGTCCTTAAATTCTAATAGGGTTTTGAGCTCTCGGAATACCCCGTTATGCATATAAGGCGCAGTCACCGCGATATTGCGCAAGGTCGGCACCTTAAATTTGCCCTTTTGCTTTTCATCGCCATTCACCATCGGATTATCCAATAAACCGTTATCAACGAAATCCGCAGACAATTTATTATGCGCAATCAATTCCGGATTACTTGGTACGCCAATATTGTAATAGCGGTAATTAGTAAAGGTTTCCTGAGGGCTATTCGGAGCGGCGGACTGGTGGCAATTACTACAATTGGTTTTAGATTTATCAAAGAATAAGCTTTTCCCTTCCGCTTCTAATGGGGTCAATTCTGCCTCACCTTTTAATGCCCGATCATATTTTGAGGAAAAAGGCGCAAACAGCATTTCTTTTTCAAATTCACCAAGAGCTTTTTCCATGATGGCATAAATGGCATTTTGATCCGCCCAAATTTTCTCGCCGAAAGCGGCGGTGATCGCTTGATAATATGCCGGATTGGCTTTTAAACGCGCCACGATAGTTTGCTTATCTGGCATGCCCATTTCCAGCGGGTTCAACGGTGGGCCACCGGCCTGTTCGGCAAGATCCTTAGCTCGACCATCCCAGAATTGTCCGCCCACATAATCCTGTATTTTTTCATCAAAATGGAAATGCGGAGAAAACATCGCATACAGCGGTGTATTGGCATTGCGATTGCCGTGCAATTGCGGATTATCACCTTGAGAAACCATTTGTTTGGCGGAGTTCTCCCGCTTATCAACAAAGGCTGTACTTGGATGATGGCAGGTGGAGCAGCTTTGAGTTTGATTGAATGATAGTGCCTTATCAAAAAACAGCACTTCACCTAGTGCTTTATAATCAAAGCTCTTCTGCTCTCCCCCCTGAGCCAAGGCAAAAGGGATGGCCAATAAGAGCGCAAAGCATTTCCGCGGCATAAGAAACTCCCATAACAATAGTAGAAAATAAAATCTCTGCGATTATAAGCATAAAAATTGCCGGCTCAAGGGGCTTTATACCGCAAAAGGACGATATTCAGCCTATTGCTTTTCGTCTATAATGGCGGCACTTTTTTTCAGCCCCGAGGCGATTATGAGCATCAAAATTCTTCCGGAAAGCGAAATCAAACAAGCCGCTAATTCCTTTCAAACCCCGGCGATCTTATTTGCCAACCCGAAAAACCTATATCAACGCCGTGCCAAACGCTTGCGCCAGTTAGCGGAAGAGCATCCGTTGGGCGATTATTTGCGTTTTGCCGCGCATATTGTCGATAGTCAATTAGCTTGCTTTGAGCGCAATCCATTAGCGCCTCAGCAAGAATTAATTATCGCTGAAGTGGAGCCATTAAAAGCCACCCAATTTAAACGTGCGCCGATTTGGCGGGATTATTTGGCTGATATTTTGCGCGAAGTAAAAGCACAAGCGAATGAACAGATCGCAGCGACTATTGAACGCTTAGAAAAAACCGCCGATGCCGAATTGGAAAAAATGGCGGATCAATTATTGGCACAAGAATTGAATTTGGTACCAAGCGATCAAGCGGTATTCCTGTGGGCTGCATTGTCGCTCTATTGGCTACAATTGGCTCAACAAATTCCGCATCATAGCCGTATGGAAAGTGCCGACAACCTGCACTATTGCCCGGTATGTGGTTCTGCGCCAATTGCCAGCATAGTACATTTTGGCGCATCACAAGGTTTACGTTACTTGCATTGCGCACTATGCGAAAGCGAATGGAATTTGGTGCGTGCACAATGTACCAATTGCAATCAACACGGCAATTTGGAAATGTGGTCGTTGGACGAAGAATTAGCCTTAGTACGTGCCGAAACCTGCAGCGATTGCCAAAGCTATTTAAAAATCATGTTCCAAGAGAAAGATCCTCATGTGGAAGCAGCGGCTGATGATTTGGCCAGCATTTTCTTGGATGTAGAAATGGAAGAAAAAGGTTATGCGCGTAGCGGATTAAATCCGTTTATGTTTCCGGCACAGGAATAATCTTTAAAGCCAAACGGGCGGAAATTCTCCGCCCGTTTTCATTTTTCTTAAACCATGTCACATTTTTCACATTTTTTTGCAATACTAATAAAATCAATTACTTATGTTGCGCTTTTAAGAAAAACCGGTCTTTAAAGGGGGCGTTTATATGTCACATTACCCCCAACCAATCATCAATCGCCTAAATAACAGGCCATCACCAACGCATTTTCCCATCCACCATCTGGACAAGGGTAATAGTTTTTACGTACATCCACTTCGTTAAAGCCTAGCTTTTCGTATAAATAGCGTGCTGGATTGGATTCGCGTACTTCCAGCCAAAGTTGGTTAATTCCCTGCTCTTTTAATCGTTCCATTAATGTCTGCAATAATTGCCGCCCCAATCCCTGCCCTTGATACGCGGGATCGATGGCGATATTAAACAGCGTGGCCTCATCCAGCACGGTTTGGCAAATGGCAAAACCGAGCGGTTGTTCATCTTGGCAGAGCTTTAAATTGAGATAACGTTCGCCTTGATTATTTTTGAAGGTACCGAGCGACCAAGGCACCAAATGCGCGCGACCTTCGATGGCGTATAACGCATCAAAATCATCACTGTGTATTGCTTGAATAGAAATCATTGGGGAAGTTGTTGGATTTGTTGCCAAAATGCCCGTTTAGCTGCAGGGCTGGCTTTAAATTCCGCCCAAACGGGGGAACGATAAATACGGGCGGCATGCGGTAATTCCGACGGCGTTTGGCCATCGCCTTGCAACAGCCAAAAATCCGTCGCTTGCGTGAGTTTGAGGTGTTGCACTCGCTCCTCATCAACACTAAGGACTTCCGCCTCGGTAAGTGAGAGCGCTCTTAACAGATCGCTAAAAAGTCGCTCACTTTGTGGATTGTGGCGACTCACCACAATTAGTTTGACTTGCTCGGATACTGTCGTTTCCAACGCGCCCTGCAACGTGTGCGGACGGGCTAAGCGCCATTCGCTGAG
It includes:
- the moeA gene encoding molybdopterin molybdotransferase MoeA, with the protein product MLPLEQAQAQMLEQLPLPTHTETLSLNDAANRICAENVVSPINVPSFDNSAMDGYAVRLADLQQSLRLTVAGKSFAGAPFEGEWPANSVIRIMTGAMIPSGADAVVMQEQVCVNEDGTVTFSELPKTNQNIRRVGEDVKQGDVVLQQGALLNAVSLPLLASLGIARVKVYPRLKVAVLSTGDELVPVGQPLQPGQIYDTNRFTVKLMLQQLNCEVLDFGILPDNQEEFEAAFIKAQAQADLVLTSGGVSVGEADFTKTVLEKVGAINFWKIAMKPGKPFAFGKLANAWFCGLPGNPVSALVTFYQLVVPAIRKLQGQPNPPKAVQLPAIAASNLKKAPGRLDFQRGFYQLNAQGQIEVHPVGFQGSHLFSSFVKSNCFIRLELERGNVSAGENVIIEPFNHLLGQ
- the moeB gene encoding molybdopterin-synthase adenylyltransferase MoeB, which produces MAELSYQEELRYNRQIMLKAVDFDGQQKLKETRMLIVGLGGLGCAASQYLAAAGVGHLTLLDFDTVSLSNLQRQVLHTDSRLDMPKVESAKIALQQINPHVAIDTLNAQLAPEQLAQLVPQFDVVLDCTDNVDIRNALDVTCEQAKIPLVSGAAIRMEGQVSVFTYQPNTPTYRSLSRLFGQNILSCVEAGVLAPIVGIVGNIQALEAIKVRLGIGESLCGRLLLIDGLSMQFRQIKLPAA
- the yedE gene encoding selenium metabolism membrane protein YedE/FdhT; the encoded protein is MNEILQHFKQNYLIKYWNPVVAVIAAGVISAYYFGVTGTYWAVTGEFTRWGGHALQALGIDVSNWSYYKIIGLQGTIFTRIDGVMILGMFAGCISAALWANNVKWRNQPHKRRIVQALIGGALAGFGARLAMGCNLASLFTGIPQFSVHAWFFTIATAVGSYLGVKVTLLPMFRVKLQLKKGAAKLEESDPKRATRRFWIGMLVFFAYLAASFYVMSESVKLGFAMLCGLAFGLLIERAQICFTSAFRDLWVTGRAYMAKAIIFGIIAGTIGVFSYIQLGVPAKIMWAGPNAIIGGLLFGFGIVLAGGCETGWMYRSMEGQVHFMWVGVGNVIGSTYLAYAWDDLAPWLALDYEKLNLLKSFGPVGGLLVNYGLLILCLIAVVWWERRFLAKAKAKISAATPSCGC
- the yedF gene encoding sulfurtransferase-like selenium metabolism protein YedF; this translates as MAFTVIQKLDKDPQDITPDYTLDTLGEPCPYPAIVMLETMPQLQPGEILELLSDCAQSINNIPVDTKNHGYTLLSVEQDGTKLRYLIQR
- a CDS encoding SIMPL domain-containing protein, translated to MNKRSYLAVFGLILALGLMASAFILGNQFKNFRQTGSISVKGLAEEYYTSTQGTWTIKVSAWGSTYNEAMAENQRNLNATVAFLKEQGFTAKDREIDDLDVSTYTEYYENEKGQTKSRQNGFTASRRINITTKELNKLQKAMANIHQLVATNQYIDFMEPQYYLENLETIKRELISKATQDAHVRAEEFAKTSNVKVGVLKSASQGPFYIQAPNPDAEDTSDYTGSYDTSTIEKKARLVVTIEYAIE
- a CDS encoding pseudoazurin encodes the protein MKKLLLATLIVFSAGAQAAQYEIQMLNSGADGSMVFEPGYLKVQPGDTVTFRATNKSHFVHSKAIPEGAQKFQSEEDQDLTITLDKAGVYVYTCPVHRTMNMNGIIQVGDEIPNKEDAAKVVKDLEKKASMNKGRLAKYFENVK
- a CDS encoding cytochrome-c peroxidase encodes the protein MPRKCFALLLAIPFALAQGGEQKSFDYKALGEVLFFDKALSFNQTQSCSTCHHPSTAFVDKRENSAKQMVSQGDNPQLHGNRNANTPLYAMFSPHFHFDEKIQDYVGGQFWDGRAKDLAEQAGGPPLNPLEMGMPDKQTIVARLKANPAYYQAITAAFGEKIWADQNAIYAIMEKALGEFEKEMLFAPFSSKYDRALKGEAELTPLEAEGKSLFFDKSKTNCSNCHQSAAPNSPQETFTNYRYYNIGVPSNPELIAHNKLSADFVDNGLLDNPMVNGDEKQKGKFKVPTLRNIAVTAPYMHNGVFRELKTLLEFKDSVNNPQRKLNPQTGQPWPQPEYAATVDPQQLKAPPLSDHQIQALEAFLKTLTDEPYEEE
- the fdhE gene encoding formate dehydrogenase accessory protein FdhE, with the protein product MSIKILPESEIKQAANSFQTPAILFANPKNLYQRRAKRLRQLAEEHPLGDYLRFAAHIVDSQLACFERNPLAPQQELIIAEVEPLKATQFKRAPIWRDYLADILREVKAQANEQIAATIERLEKTADAELEKMADQLLAQELNLVPSDQAVFLWAALSLYWLQLAQQIPHHSRMESADNLHYCPVCGSAPIASIVHFGASQGLRYLHCALCESEWNLVRAQCTNCNQHGNLEMWSLDEELALVRAETCSDCQSYLKIMFQEKDPHVEAAADDLASIFLDVEMEEKGYARSGLNPFMFPAQE
- the rimI gene encoding ribosomal protein S18-alanine N-acetyltransferase, which produces MISIQAIHSDDFDALYAIEGRAHLVPWSLGTFKNNQGERYLNLKLCQDEQPLGFAICQTVLDEATLFNIAIDPAYQGQGLGRQLLQTLMERLKEQGINQLWLEVRESNPARYLYEKLGFNEVDVRKNYYPCPDGGWENALVMACYLGD
- a CDS encoding DNA polymerase III subunit psi, whose translation is MQRRALLLQAMGLSEWRLARPHTLQGALETTVSEQVKLIVVSRHNPQSERLFSDLLRALSLTEAEVLSVDEERVQHLKLTQATDFWLLQGDGQTPSELPHAARIYRSPVWAEFKASPAAKRAFWQQIQQLPQ